In Streptomyces sp. ML-6, the genomic stretch GATCCCGCTGAAGCCCAAGGGCGTTCGGATCGGCTCCCTGGTCCTGCTCCGGGACGTCACCGAACTGCGCCGCCGCGAACGCGAGTTGATCACCAAGGACGCCACCATCCGGGAGATCCACCACCGGGTGAAGAACAACCTCCAGACCGTTGCCGCCCTGTTGCGGCTCCAGGCCCGGCGGATGGACTCCGAGCAGGGCCGCGAGGCACTCAACGAGGCGGTGCGGCGCGTCGGTTCGATCGCCATCGTCCATGAGACGCTGTCCCAGAATCTGGACGAGCGGGTGGAGTTCGACGACATCGCCGACCGGGTCATCGCCATGGTCGCCGAGATCTCCCCGGGCAAGGTCACCTGCCGTCGCACGGGCCGGTTCGGCATCCTCGACGCCGAGGTGGCCACCCCGCTGGCGATGGTCCTCACGGAGATCCTGCAGAACGCCCTGGAGCACGCGTTCACGCTCGCCGAGTCCGGCACGGTGGAGGTCTCCGCGGTGCGCGGCGGCTCCTCGGTCGAGCAGCGGCTGCTGATCACGGTCCAGGACGACGGCTGCGGCCTGCCCGAGGGGTTCGACCCGCAGAGCGCCGGCAATCTGGGGCTGCAGATTGTCCGGACGCTGGTGGAGGGGGAGCTGGGCGGGACCTTCGGCATGGTCCCGGCCCCCGGGCGCGGCACCCGGGTCGTCCTCGACATCCCGGTCCGCCCCGAGAAGTGATCCCGGCCGGGAGCGGGTCCGCTCCCGGCCCGCCCCGGCCCGTTCCGGAAGCGTCAACACAGCAGTGGACCCGGGCCGTTGTGTGATCACACGGCCCGGGTCCACTGTTCAAGCATGCGCTTCGGGGGTACTGCGCGCTGCGACTCGGGGGGCGGGGTGGTGCGTACGCGCTGTACGCGCCGCCTGGCTGAGGCTCGTAGCGGTGGCGTCGGCTCAGGCGCTGGCGTTACGCGCCCGGTTGCGAGCGGCCCGGCGCTTCATCGCGCGGCGCTCGTCCTCGCTGAGGCCACCCCAGACGCCGGAGTCCTGGCCGGACTCGAGCGCCCACTGCAGGCACTGCTCCATGACGGGGCAGCGGCGGCAGACGGCCTTGGCTTCCTCGATCTGCAGCAGCGCAGGACCGGTGTTGCCGATGGGGAAGAACAGCTCGGGGTCTTCCTCACGACAAACGGCGTTGTGACGCCAGTCCATGGCTGCTACCTCTCCTTGGTATTGCATACTGTTGCTTGTGAATGTGAACGCTTTCACGAATCCCCCCGCAGGCGAAGAGCCGACTCCCAGTAGAGCTGGTTGTGGTCCTGTGCAGTGAGGAGGGGTTCTGGCTCTCAGTGGAGGCTGTTGTTGCGGGCCGTCCCGATCGCCATGTAGAGATTCGCAAACCTCAGCGGCGGATACAACCCCTTCTGGAAACTTTTTTTTGATTCCTCGGTGTCGACTAGGTCACAGCCGTACTTCTATGGGGTGGATCCCAGCCCAAACGTTCGAGTTAAAGGACTTTGGTCCCTTCCACTCACACAATCACACGCAGTGCACGGCGTACGCCTGTGAACGTCACACTCGTACGCACTCCCAGGTGGTCGCCGTCCATCTGGAAGGGCAGTGGCACCTTTGAATGCAAGGTGAAGTTCGTGAGGTCGTGAAGTGAAACGGCGTGCTTGCCGCGAGGGCCCTTCTCGGGGCTCGAAGTGAGCAGCTGAGTGCCATAACGAGCGACCGCCGAAGTGGAGAGCCGCTTCAGTCCGAGCACGTCGAGACCGGTGTCGAAACTCGCCTTGGGGGACGCGTACATGGGGCGATTCCCCAGGAAGGTCCAGGGGGCGGTGTTGGAGATTATGGACAGCGCGAGGTCGGTGACGGGTTCTTCCCCGGCGATCTCCAGGGTGATCGCCCCGTTCCTGCGACGCGGTTCCTCCAGGAATTGCCGGACCACCTGGCGCACGTACAGCGCATGGGTCGAACGCTTACCGCGTTCGCGTTTTTGTTCGACTCGGCCGACCACGCCGGCGTCGAATCCGAGTCCGGCGCAGAAAGTGAACCAGCGTTCGGGAACGGATTCGTCCTCGCTGCCCGGAGTGCCGGCCGCCAGCCCGAGCCCGACCGTGCGTTCGGTGCGGTTGGCGAGGGCGTCCAGGATTGCGCCGGTCGCCTCCACCGCGTCGTTGGGCAGCCCCAGGGCGCGTGCGAACACATTGGTGGAGCCGCCGGGGACCACCGCGAGGCTCGGCAGGCCGTCCGGGTCGGGGCCGTTGTGGAGCAGGCCGTTGACGACCTCGTTGACCGTGCCGTCGCCGCCCAGGGCGACCACCAGGTCGATGTCGTCGGATTCCGCAGCCCGCCGCCCCAGGTCCCGGGCGTGGCCGCGGTACTCGGTGGTCACGGCCTCCAGCTTCATCTCGCTGGCGAGCGCGTGGATGAGCACGTCACGGGTCCGCGCACTGGTGGTGGTAGCAGCTGGATTGACCACGAGGAGTGCGCGCATGACCGCCAGACTACCTACCGCGCGGTATCGCCCTGAAGTCCTTCCCCATGACCTTTACGCTCCGTGACGGCTCGGGTGCGGCGGGGCCGGACGGACGGCCCGTCCCGTACCGATTCCGACCCCGGCTTCGCTTTCGCGGTGCCGGGATGCCAACCTGCAGGGGTGAGTACTCAGCAGAACACGTCCGACCCGTCGCCCGTGCCGCGGCTCGAACCGGCGAAGCCGAGCAGGATCACCCTCGTGGCCGCACTCACCGCCCTGGAAGGGGCGGCGCTCGCCATCGGCGGGATCTACATGCTGGTCATGGGCCTGCTGGGCCGGCCCGAGAGCCCGCAGCAGGCGGAGATGGGCGGTCTGACGCTGATCGCGCTCGCCCTGATCCCGCTGTTCGCCGCCCGGGGGCTGATGCTGCGGCGCAGCTGGAGCCGGGGCCCCGCGCTCATCACGCAGATCATCGCGCTCCCGGTGGCCTGGACGCTGCTGAGGTCGCAGGGCGTGCTGATCCCGGCCGGGATCGTGCTCGCCGCGGTGACGCTGACGGCGCTCTACCAGCTGGTCAGGCCGACGACGGTCGAGGCGCTGGGCATCCGCCGGCCGGGCACCACGCCGGACGCCTGACCCCGCCGGAACCGTCCCGCGCCCCGCCGCCCGGCACGCCCCGGGAGGGCGGACCGCACGACGGGGCGCGGGACGGTACGGGGCCCGCCGCGCCGGTACCGGCACCGGCGCGGCCCGTCGGCCGCTACTCCTCCACGAGCAGCCGCTCGCGCAGCTGCGCCAGCGTGCGGGCCAGCAGCCGCGAGACGTGCATCTGGGAGATGCCGACCTCCTGCGCGATCTGCGACTGGGTCATGTTGCCGAAGAACCGCAGCAGCAGAATCCGCTTCTCGCGCGGCGGCAGGTCCTCCAGCAGCGGCTTGAGCGACTCCCGGTACTCGACGCCCTCCAGCGCCTCGTCCTCGGAGCCCAGGGTGTCCGCGACCGCCGGGGACTCGTCGTCGGTGTCCGGCACGTCCAGCGAGAGCGTGCTGTACGCGTTGGCCGACTCCAGGCCCTCCAGCACCTCTTCCTCGGAGATGCCCAGCCGCTCCGCCAGCTCGTGGACCGTGGGGGAGCGCCCGTGCTGCTGGGAGAGCTCGGCGGTGGCCGTGGTCAGCGAGAGCCGCAGCTCCTGGAGCCGGCGCGGCACCCGGACCGCCCAGCCCTTGTCACGGAAATGGCGCTTGATCTCGCCCACGACCGTGGGGGTCGCGTACGTCGAGAACTCGACCCCGCGGTCCGGATCGAACCGGTCCACCGACTTGATCAGGCCGATCGTGGCGACCTGGGTGAGGTCGTCCAGCGGCTCGCCCCGATTGCGGAACCGGCGGGCCAGGTGCTCCACGAGCGGCAGGTGCATCCGCACCAGCCGGTTGCGCAGCTCGGCCTTCTCGGGCGACCCGTCCGGAAGCGAGCGCAGCTCGACGAAGAGTGCCCGCGCCCCGCTGCGGTCATGTGGATCGTGGTGCACGTGCTCGCTCATCTGGCCTGCCCGCTCCGTCTGCGACTGCTCCATCGCGACCGTACGGCCCGCAGGCCCGTCCGCCCCGTCCACCGGATGGGGCAGGGCCTGCTGCTCCGGGATGCCCGTCGGGCGTACCACCCCTGATCGCATCGTCTCGTCCCGCACCGGACCTTCCCCGTTCCCCTTGCTCACGCCGGCCCGGGTCCCGCGCCGCGCTGTTTGTAGAGGCTGATGCTGACCGTCCGGTCGTCGGCGACCGAGGAGTCGACCTTTCCGGCCAGGGCGGACAGCACCGTCCAGGCGAAGGTGTCACGCTCCGGCGCCCTGCCGTCCGTCGTCGGGGCCGACACCGTCACCTCGAGAGAATCCTCGACGAGCCGGAAGACGCAGCTGAGGACGGAGCCCGGCACGGCCTGCTGAAGCAGGATCGCGCAGGCCTCGTCGACCGCGATGCGAAGATCCTCGATCTCGTCGAGGGTGAAATCCAAGCGTGCTGCCAGCCCGGCCGTGGCCGTGCGCAGCACCGACAGGTAGGCACCCGCAGCGGGCAGCCGGACCTCTACGAAGTCCTGATTCCCGGGCTCGCCTGCGATCTGGGACACCCTCACCTCCAAGGTGGCACAAACTCTTTCGAGGGTCCGGGAAGAAACCCCGGAACCATGCGGTACGTCTTCGGTTGTGGCCCGGCGACGCTATCGCGACCCATGATGCCGTGTCGCCGGATCCCCAGCCCATGGCTGTCACTCATGGTAAACCCATGGGTACACACAGTGGCTAGGGGTCTGCGGCGGCCAATTGCGAACGACCGGCGCCGGTTTGACGTACCCAGACGTCAGACGATCGAACCGTCCTCGAAGCACCAGCGCCAGCTCTCGCCCTTCTCGAGACTCCGCATCACCGGGTGACCGGTCTCCTCGAAGTGCGCCGTCGCGTGCCGCAGGGGCGAGGAGTCGCAGCAGCCGACATGGCCGCAGACCAGGCAGAGCCGCAGCTGCACGGGGTGCGTGCCCGCCGCGAGGCACCCGGGACAGGTCTCGCCGAGCGGGACCGGCTCGGGGCGGGGCAACTCGGACACATGGGGACAGTCACTCATGATTGTCAGGTTACGACGGTCGCCCGGGCCGTGAATCGTGACGGAGGCCCGGTCCGCGGACCCGGATGCGAGGACCTGGAATGGACGCATTGCCGCTGGTGGGACTGGTCGCGGTCAGCGCCGCGATCGCGGGCGCGGCCCGCCGGACCCCCGTACCGGCCCCGCTGCTGCTGGTTGCCGCGGGGCTGATCGCCTCGTACCTGCCGGGGATTCCCGCGTACACCCTGGACGCGCACGTCGTGCTTCCGCTGCTGCTGCCGCCCCTGCTCTACACGGCGGCGTTCGACAGCTCCTACCTCGGCCTGCGGGCCAATCTGCGGCCGGTCGCGCTGCTGTCCGTCGGCTACGTCCTGTTCGCGACCGTCGTGGTCGGCTGGCTGGCGTACCGCCTCGTGCCCGGGCTGCCGCTCACCGCCGCCCTGGTGCTCGGCGCGGTCGTCGCCCCGCCGGACGCGGTCACGGCCGCGGCGGTGGCCCGCAAGGTGGGACTGCCCGGCCGGATCACGACGATCCTGCAGGGCGAGTCCCTGGTGAACGACGCCACGGCGATCACCGCGTACAAGGTGGCGCTCGCCGCCGCCGTGGGCGAGGGCATGAGCTGGGGCGCGGGGATCGGCGAGTTCCTCCTCGCCGCGGTCGGCGGCGTCGTGGTCGGCCTGGCCCTGATGGTGCCGCTGCACTGGCTCCGCACGCACCTGAAGGAGGCGCTGCTCCAGAACACGCTGTCGCTGCTGATCCCGTTCGTGGCGTACGCGGCGGCCGAACGCGTGCACGCCTCCGGGGTGCTCGCCGTGGTCGTCGTGGCGCTCTACCTGGGGCACCGGTCCTGGCAGGTGGACTTCGCGACCCGGCTCCAGGAGGAGGCCGTCCGGAAGATGGTCGCGTTCGTCCTGGAGTCCTCGGTCTTCGCACTGATCGGGCTCCAGCTCCCCTTCGTACTGAAGGGGCTCGGCGCGTACGACACGGGCGACGCCGTGTGGTGGGCGGTGCTCGTCTTCCTCGCCGTCGTCGTGGTCCGTTTCCTCTGGGTCTACCCGGCGACGTACACGCCCCGATGGCTGTCGAGACGGATCAGGGAACGCGAACCCGGGACCGACTGGAGGGCGCCGCTGATCGTCGGCTGGGCCGGGATGCGGGGCGTGGTCTCCCTGGCCATCGCCTTCTCCGTGCCGTACGTCACCGCCGACGGGAGCCCCTTCCCGGCCCGCGACCTGGTGTTGTTCCTGACGTTCACCACCGTCATCGGCACCCTGGTCGTCCAGGGCCTCACCCTGCCGGTCCTGGTCCGGGTCCTGAAGCTCCCCGGGCGCGACGAGCGGGCCGGGACGCTGGCCGAGGCACAGGCCCAGAGCGAGGCGTCCGCGGCCGCCGACGCCCGGCTGGAGGAGCTTTTCGCCGATCCGCGCAACCACCTGCCGGGCCCCCTCGCCGACCGGCTGCGCGCCGTGCTGGAGCGCCGCCGCAACGCGGTGTGGGAGCGGCTCGGCGCGGCCGACCCGGTCACCGGGGAGTCGGCGGACGACACCTACCGCCGCCTGGCCAGGGAGATGATCGGCACCGAGCGCGAGGTCTTCGTCCGGCTGCGGGACGAACGGCGGATCGACGACGAGATGCTGCGGACCCTGCTCAGACGGCTCGACCTGGAGGAGGCGGCGGCCTACCGGGAGACGGACGCCCCCTGAGGGCGGACCTCTACGGAGCGCCCGTGACGACCGCCGCGACCGTGGTTCCCGAAGGGAACGCGCCTTCCGCGGCCAGCTCGGTGAGCGCGTACAGCAGCTTGGCGACGTAGATCCGCTCGACGGGCATCCCGTGCCGCTGCTCGAACTCGTCCGCGAAGGCGTGCAGCGCCGGGGGAGTACGGGCGTAGCCGCCGAAGTGGAAGCGCTCGTCCAGGGACCACGACCCGGCCGGGCCGCCGAACGCCTCCTCCTGGAGGCCGCGCACCACGTCCCCGAGGAAGCCGCCCCGCAGCACCGGGATGCCGAGGGCGCGCCGCCCCGGGCCCAGGCCGGCGGCGAGACCGGCGAGGGTGCCCCCGGTGCCGCAGGCCACCGCGGCCACGTCGGCCGAACCGCGCAACTCGCGCCCCAGCTCCGTACAGCCCTGTGCGGCCAGGGAGTTGCTTCCGCCCTCCGGGACGACGCAGCAGTCCCCGAAGGCGCTCAGCAGCCCCGCCAGGACCTCCGGATCGCCCTTCGCGCGGTACGTCGCACGGTCCACGAAGCGCAGGGTCATCCCGTCGGCCGCGCACCGGGCGAGCGAGGGGTTCAGGGGGCGGTCCGCCAGTTCGTCGCCGCGCACGATCCCGACGGTGGGGAACCCGAGCAGCCGCCCGGCGGCGGCGGTGGCCCGCAGGTGGTTGGAGTACGCCCCGCCGAAGGTCAGCACGGTGCGCCCGGCGGCGGCCCGCAGATTGGGGACGAGCTTGCGCCACTTGTTGCCCGGCAGGTCGGGGTGGATGAGGTCGTCCCGTTTGAGCAGCAACCGGACGCCGTGCCGTTCGAACCGTTCGTCACGGACCTCCTGCGACGGGGAGGGCAGCCGGGGCCGGAGGGCGAGGGCGGGGCCCGCGGCGGCGGCCGGCCGGGGGGCGGGGGAGGGAGCTGCCATGCGCCCATTGTCGCGGCACGGCCGTGGCCGGCCGGGCGACGGGCCCGGCCGGCCACGGTGGTCACGTCCTCGCGCAGCCGCGAGCGGTGACCGGGATCAGTCCTGCGCCAGCCACATGTCCGGGCCGAACACCTCGTAGTGGATGTCGGCCGCCGGGATCCCCTTGGCCAGCAGCTGCGTGCGTACGGAGCGCATGAAGGGCAGGGGGCCGCAGAGGTACGCGTGGGTGCCGGGGGCGACGGCGACCTCGCTCAGGTCGACCAGGCCGGTGCGGTCGGCGGGGTGGCCGGGCTCGGGGTCCTCGTACCAGAAGTGGGCGGTGGCGGCGGGGAGCTTCTCGGTGAGCAGGGCGTGGTCGGTGCGCATGGCGTGGGTGGCGGGGGAGCGGTCGCCGTGCACGACGGTGACGGGGGCGCGGTGGTCGGTCGCCGCGAGGTGCTCCAGCATCGAGAGCATCGGGGTGCAGCCGATGCCCGCGGAGGCGAGCAGCAGCGGGGCGTCGGCGGAGTCGAGCGCGAGGTCGCCGTACGGGGCGGAGACGCGCAGCCGGTCGCCGGCCCCGATCTCGTTGTACAGGTGGTTGGAGACCTCGCCGTCGGGCGCGCCGGCCTCGTGCACCCGCTTGACGGTGATCGAGCGGAGCCGCGACCCGGGGGCGGAGGAGAGGCTGTACTGGCGTATCTGGTGGGCCCCGTCGGGGAGTTCCACCTGCACGGAGACGTACTGGCCGGGGCGGAAGGCGGGGGCGGGCACCCCGTCGGCCGGGCGCAGCTGGAAGGTGGCGACGTCCGCGGTCTCCTCGATCCGGGCGACCACCTCCCACTCGCGCCACACGTCACCGGCGACGACGCCCTGCTGGGCGTACAGCCGCTCCTCGATCGAGATCAGGGCACCGGCCATCAGCCAGTAGACCTCGTCCCACGCGGCGGCGACCTCCGGGGTGACCGCGTCGCCGAGCACCTCGGCGATGGCGGCGAACAGGTGGGTGTGCACGATCTCGTACTGCGGGGCGGTGACGCCGAGCGAGGCGTGCTTGTGGGCGATCCGGTTGAGCATCACGTCGGGGCGGGTGTCCGGGTGCTCCACCAGCTGGGTCGCGAAGGCGGCTATGGAGCCCGCCAGAGCCCGGCGCTGGGCGCCGGAGGCCTGGTTGCCGCGGTTGAAGAGGTCGCGCAGCAGCTCGGGGTGGGCCGCGAACATCTTGCGGTAGAAGAGATCGGCGATGTCTCCGATGGCCGCGCCCACGGCGGGGAGGGTGGCACGGACGGTGGCGGTCGACGTCTCGGAGAGCATCTGTTCCTCCTGGAACCTTGAATTGGTATCTGAGATGCGTATTTTTTTGCGAGAGGAAACCGGGCAGGACGGCCCGGTTCGTGGCAGTGGTGCGGGTGTGGGGTGGGTACCGGTCAGCCGGAGGGGCGGCTGCTGCTGATGCCGATCAGCAGGGGTCCGGTGGGAGCGGTGACGAGTTCATCGATGGTGAGCGGATCGAGCGAGGCGTAGAAGGCGTCCTCCGCCTGGCGCAGGGCCACGCGCAGCCGGCAGGCCGAACGCAGCGGGCAGGGGGTGGTGCCCTCGCAGTCGACGACGTCCCCGGGCCCCTCCAGTTCGCGGACGAGTCCGCCGATGGAGGCGGAACGGCCCGCCGCGGTGAGGCTGAGCCCGCCGCCGCGCCCCCGTCGCGCCTCGATGAGGCCGAGGTGCTGGAGCTTGGCGACTACCTTCGCGGTGTGGGTGTACGGCACCTGCATGGTGGCCGCCACTTCCCGGGTGGTCGGCGGTTCCTCGTTCTCCGCGACGGCGAGGCGCATCAGCACGCGCAACGCCACGTCGGTGAATTTCGTCAGCCGCATGACCCTCACGGTAGATAACTTGCATCCTTGATGCAAGTTATCCCGCTCCTCGGGTGCGACCGGGTCCTCTGCCCAGCCCGTGGGCGGATCAGTCGCACTCTTTTGTGTAATGGCGCCGCGGCTCTCCGCGCTGAAAGGCTTCTCCGTGCAGGTCTGCCGGAGAGTTGAGAGGGCGTCGGATGTCCGTTGGCGAAGAGGTTCGGAGCGTGTCGCCGCCGCAGCAGAGTCTGGGCACGGCGGCGGCGCGGAACCTCGCGACGACCACCAAGTCCGTCCCGCAGATGCAGGAGATCACCTCGCGGTGGCTGCTGAAGATGCTGCCGTGGGTCCAGGTGCAGGGCGGCACCTACCGGGTGAACCGGAGGCTGAGTCACTCGGTCGGGGACGGCCGGGTCACCTTCGTGCAGACCGGTGACCGGGTAACGGTCGTCCCCGCGGAGCTCGGGGAGCTGCCGGCCCTGCGGGACTTCGGCGACGAGGAGGTGCTGGGCGAGCTGGCCCGGCGCTGCGAGCAGCGGGAGATCGCCGCCGGGCAGGTGCTGGCCTCCGAGGGGGACGCGGCGGACGTCGTCCACCTGCTGGCGCACGGCAAGGTCGAGAAGATCGGCACCGGCCCCTACGGGGACGAAGCGGTGCTCGGGGTCCACGCCGACGGGGCCTACTTCGGCGACCAGGCCCTGGTCGACGGCGACGCCGTCTGGGACTGCACGGTCCGCGCCGTCACCCCCTGCACGGTGCTGACGCTGAGCCGGGCTGACGTGCTGAACCTCGCGGAGCGCGCGGACTCGCTCCGCACCCACCTCGCCGGCCTCCTCGCCATCCCGCACCAACGCACCAACCAGTACGGCGAGGCGGCGATCGACCTCTCCGC encodes the following:
- a CDS encoding anti-sigma regulatory factor — its product is MSQIAGEPGNQDFVEVRLPAAGAYLSVLRTATAGLAARLDFTLDEIEDLRIAVDEACAILLQQAVPGSVLSCVFRLVEDSLEVTVSAPTTDGRAPERDTFAWTVLSALAGKVDSSVADDRTVSISLYKQRGAGPGPA
- a CDS encoding globin domain-containing protein, encoding MLSETSTATVRATLPAVGAAIGDIADLFYRKMFAAHPELLRDLFNRGNQASGAQRRALAGSIAAFATQLVEHPDTRPDVMLNRIAHKHASLGVTAPQYEIVHTHLFAAIAEVLGDAVTPEVAAAWDEVYWLMAGALISIEERLYAQQGVVAGDVWREWEVVARIEETADVATFQLRPADGVPAPAFRPGQYVSVQVELPDGAHQIRQYSLSSAPGSRLRSITVKRVHEAGAPDGEVSNHLYNEIGAGDRLRVSAPYGDLALDSADAPLLLASAGIGCTPMLSMLEHLAATDHRAPVTVVHGDRSPATHAMRTDHALLTEKLPAATAHFWYEDPEPGHPADRTGLVDLSEVAVAPGTHAYLCGPLPFMRSVRTQLLAKGIPAADIHYEVFGPDMWLAQD
- a CDS encoding pyridoxal-phosphate dependent enzyme — protein: MAAPSPAPRPAAAAGPALALRPRLPSPSQEVRDERFERHGVRLLLKRDDLIHPDLPGNKWRKLVPNLRAAAGRTVLTFGGAYSNHLRATAAAGRLLGFPTVGIVRGDELADRPLNPSLARCAADGMTLRFVDRATYRAKGDPEVLAGLLSAFGDCCVVPEGGSNSLAAQGCTELGRELRGSADVAAVACGTGGTLAGLAAGLGPGRRALGIPVLRGGFLGDVVRGLQEEAFGGPAGSWSLDERFHFGGYARTPPALHAFADEFEQRHGMPVERIYVAKLLYALTELAAEGAFPSGTTVAAVVTGAP
- a CDS encoding diacylglycerol kinase family protein; this translates as MRALLVVNPAATTTSARTRDVLIHALASEMKLEAVTTEYRGHARDLGRRAAESDDIDLVVALGGDGTVNEVVNGLLHNGPDPDGLPSLAVVPGGSTNVFARALGLPNDAVEATGAILDALANRTERTVGLGLAAGTPGSEDESVPERWFTFCAGLGFDAGVVGRVEQKRERGKRSTHALYVRQVVRQFLEEPRRRNGAITLEIAGEEPVTDLALSIISNTAPWTFLGNRPMYASPKASFDTGLDVLGLKRLSTSAVARYGTQLLTSSPEKGPRGKHAVSLHDLTNFTLHSKVPLPFQMDGDHLGVRTSVTFTGVRRALRVIV
- a CDS encoding WhiB family transcriptional regulator, producing MDWRHNAVCREEDPELFFPIGNTGPALLQIEEAKAVCRRCPVMEQCLQWALESGQDSGVWGGLSEDERRAMKRRAARNRARNASA
- a CDS encoding Na+/H+ antiporter, which encodes MDALPLVGLVAVSAAIAGAARRTPVPAPLLLVAAGLIASYLPGIPAYTLDAHVVLPLLLPPLLYTAAFDSSYLGLRANLRPVALLSVGYVLFATVVVGWLAYRLVPGLPLTAALVLGAVVAPPDAVTAAAVARKVGLPGRITTILQGESLVNDATAITAYKVALAAAVGEGMSWGAGIGEFLLAAVGGVVVGLALMVPLHWLRTHLKEALLQNTLSLLIPFVAYAAAERVHASGVLAVVVVALYLGHRSWQVDFATRLQEEAVRKMVAFVLESSVFALIGLQLPFVLKGLGAYDTGDAVWWAVLVFLAVVVVRFLWVYPATYTPRWLSRRIREREPGTDWRAPLIVGWAGMRGVVSLAIAFSVPYVTADGSPFPARDLVLFLTFTTVIGTLVVQGLTLPVLVRVLKLPGRDERAGTLAEAQAQSEASAAADARLEELFADPRNHLPGPLADRLRAVLERRRNAVWERLGAADPVTGESADDTYRRLAREMIGTEREVFVRLRDERRIDDEMLRTLLRRLDLEEAAAYRETDAP
- a CDS encoding UBP-type zinc finger domain-containing protein yields the protein MSDCPHVSELPRPEPVPLGETCPGCLAAGTHPVQLRLCLVCGHVGCCDSSPLRHATAHFEETGHPVMRSLEKGESWRWCFEDGSIV
- a CDS encoding RNA polymerase sigma factor SigF, which gives rise to MRDETMRSGVVRPTGIPEQQALPHPVDGADGPAGRTVAMEQSQTERAGQMSEHVHHDPHDRSGARALFVELRSLPDGSPEKAELRNRLVRMHLPLVEHLARRFRNRGEPLDDLTQVATIGLIKSVDRFDPDRGVEFSTYATPTVVGEIKRHFRDKGWAVRVPRRLQELRLSLTTATAELSQQHGRSPTVHELAERLGISEEEVLEGLESANAYSTLSLDVPDTDDESPAVADTLGSEDEALEGVEYRESLKPLLEDLPPREKRILLLRFFGNMTQSQIAQEVGISQMHVSRLLARTLAQLRERLLVEE
- a CDS encoding Rrf2 family transcriptional regulator, which encodes MRLTKFTDVALRVLMRLAVAENEEPPTTREVAATMQVPYTHTAKVVAKLQHLGLIEARRGRGGGLSLTAAGRSASIGGLVRELEGPGDVVDCEGTTPCPLRSACRLRVALRQAEDAFYASLDPLTIDELVTAPTGPLLIGISSSRPSG